One stretch of Methermicoccus shengliensis DSM 18856 DNA includes these proteins:
- a CDS encoding hydantoinase/oxoprolinase family protein yields the protein MYSLGIDTGGTNTDSVLVDPLTKQLVGYGKAPTTHYNLAVGIENSISDLLSSTELKKPIGMVSLSTTLATNSIVEAKAREVCLILIGHPPRKEWDELPAKFVRVIGGKFDELGREEEPLDIDALDPILEEVDAHVEGYAASGYFGVRNPSHEQRVKEYIQSRTGKPVVCGHEFTAQLGLYERSVTAALNAGLIPVINELLDSVKQSLARFGISAPLYVVKGDGAIVSEAVAREHPIETVYSGPAASAVGGFHLTGRRDALVMDIGGTTTDVVELVDGMPKVIPDGAIVGGLKTRVRAIDAITFGFGGDSLIEVGDTIKVGPERAVPLKEFELAELIRRTGAVSFYVRRSAEGNEVLTNDVVGCTYSRDELSQMLRRRRIERVALTPSDILCHRGLLDGNVESVRAALEVMAERTGTDVEQLTERIEGAIMDALSRNVRYRGEWIVGIGAPAPQFVPALATTLNKHHVVPEHCEVANAFGAAVCSIMESVDIVVSRLWEMEQEEEQYIVHTPTETLVYEKLLDAIHAAVDIAKQLAIERAIRAGAASPEVKTERRDHVVMIDNTRFFLRSVITAKATGKAAPLAVEKLRDPKNV from the coding sequence ATGTATAGTCTGGGCATCGACACGGGGGGTACCAACACCGACTCAGTTCTCGTAGACCCCCTCACCAAGCAGCTCGTGGGGTATGGAAAGGCTCCAACCACCCACTACAACCTTGCGGTGGGGATAGAGAACTCGATATCAGATTTGCTCTCCTCTACCGAGCTCAAAAAGCCAATAGGCATGGTCAGCCTTTCCACCACTCTCGCCACCAACTCGATAGTGGAGGCAAAGGCGAGGGAGGTGTGCCTCATACTGATAGGCCATCCCCCAAGGAAGGAATGGGATGAGCTGCCCGCAAAGTTCGTGAGGGTGATAGGCGGTAAGTTCGACGAACTCGGAAGGGAGGAGGAGCCCCTCGACATCGATGCCCTCGACCCAATCCTCGAGGAGGTGGATGCCCATGTGGAGGGGTATGCCGCCTCTGGCTACTTTGGGGTGAGAAACCCGTCCCATGAGCAAAGAGTGAAGGAGTATATACAGAGCAGGACGGGAAAGCCCGTGGTGTGCGGGCATGAGTTCACAGCCCAGCTTGGGCTGTACGAGAGGTCGGTCACCGCAGCCCTCAATGCCGGGCTGATTCCTGTGATTAATGAGCTGCTGGACTCGGTCAAGCAGAGCCTTGCCAGATTTGGCATCAGCGCCCCCCTGTACGTGGTAAAGGGCGACGGAGCCATCGTGAGCGAGGCGGTGGCGAGGGAGCACCCCATAGAGACCGTGTACTCTGGACCCGCAGCCAGTGCGGTGGGGGGTTTCCACCTCACTGGCAGGAGGGACGCCCTTGTGATGGATATCGGGGGAACGACCACGGACGTGGTGGAGCTGGTGGATGGCATGCCCAAGGTGATACCCGATGGAGCCATCGTCGGAGGGCTCAAGACGAGGGTGAGGGCAATAGACGCCATCACGTTTGGCTTTGGGGGGGACAGCTTGATAGAGGTGGGCGACACAATCAAGGTGGGGCCAGAGAGGGCGGTGCCCCTCAAGGAGTTCGAGCTCGCAGAACTCATCAGACGCACGGGAGCCGTGAGCTTCTATGTCAGGCGCTCTGCAGAGGGCAACGAGGTGCTGACCAACGATGTGGTGGGGTGCACGTACTCTCGGGATGAGCTCTCTCAGATGCTGAGAAGGAGGCGGATAGAGCGTGTGGCGCTCACGCCCTCGGACATCCTGTGCCACAGGGGCCTGCTCGATGGCAATGTGGAGAGTGTGAGGGCAGCCCTCGAGGTGATGGCAGAGCGCACGGGCACCGATGTGGAGCAGCTGACAGAGCGCATAGAGGGCGCCATCATGGACGCGCTCTCCCGCAATGTGAGGTACCGTGGGGAGTGGATCGTGGGTATTGGCGCGCCTGCCCCCCAGTTCGTTCCTGCACTCGCCACAACGCTTAACAAGCACCACGTCGTGCCAGAGCACTGTGAGGTGGCAAACGCCTTCGGGGCTGCGGTGTGCAGCATCATGGAGAGTGTGGACATCGTGGTATCGAGGCTATGGGAGATGGAGCAGGAGGAAGAGCAGTACATCGTACACACACCCACGGAAACACTGGTGTACGAGAAGCTGCTGGACGCGATACATGCTGCGGTCGATATCGCAAAGCAGCTCGCCATCGAGAGAGCCATCAGGGCGGGCGCGGCAAGCCCGGAGGTAAAGACAGAGCGCAGAGACCATGTGGTAATGATAGACAACACGAGGTTCTTCTTGAGAAGTGTGATTACCGCCAAGGCAACGGGCAAGGCAGCCCCCCTTGCAGTGGAGAAATTAAGAGACCCTAAAAACGTATAA
- a CDS encoding DUF2797 domain-containing protein produces the protein MSRALGRVARVDPVQCALVVPPERVRLKGEFELHLGARGCAGSFERGEYVPCTSRQAPYCERCRPFDPCAVCRGVCQKAEMDCTTPHSIYLALFSPDLLKVGVSRTERLKTRLMEQGADIGVEIARCENGQIARAIEHRLSRVVSDRVSTTSKMRGLTKRVNMEVWERAVATFRPIGQPLRLQYFDEQLRSEPLPLRIEPYTTLSGRGIGCKGSLFVFERMGMLHVIDMRDLLGYELLEEPQRTAVQTGLEYFEC, from the coding sequence ATGAGCAGGGCACTTGGAAGGGTGGCAAGGGTGGACCCCGTGCAGTGCGCCCTCGTGGTGCCCCCAGAAAGAGTGCGCCTTAAGGGTGAGTTCGAACTGCACCTTGGGGCGAGGGGGTGCGCTGGAAGTTTCGAGCGGGGCGAGTATGTGCCGTGTACCTCTCGGCAGGCACCGTACTGTGAGCGGTGCCGCCCCTTTGACCCCTGTGCTGTGTGCAGGGGAGTGTGTCAGAAGGCAGAGATGGACTGCACCACCCCCCACTCCATATATCTCGCCCTGTTTTCCCCAGACCTTCTCAAGGTGGGGGTGAGCAGGACTGAGAGGCTCAAGACGAGGCTGATGGAACAGGGTGCGGACATCGGGGTGGAGATAGCGCGCTGTGAGAACGGGCAGATAGCCCGTGCAATCGAGCACAGGCTGAGCCGTGTGGTGTCGGACAGAGTGAGCACAACGAGCAAGATGAGAGGGCTCACGAAGAGGGTGAACATGGAGGTGTGGGAGAGGGCAGTTGCCACCTTTAGACCAATTGGGCAGCCCCTGCGGTTGCAGTACTTCGATGAGCAGTTGCGCTCAGAGCCGCTTCCCCTCCGCATCGAGCCCTACACCACCCTATCGGGAAGGGGCATCGGGTGCAAGGGCAGCCTGTTCGTGTTCGAGCGCATGGGCATGCTGCACGTCATCGACATGAGGGACCTGCTGGGCTATGAGCTGCTGGAGGAGCCCCAGAGGACAGCAGTGCAGACGGGGCTGGAATACTTTGAGTGTTGA
- a CDS encoding SAM-dependent methyltransferase, producing MERTRAKQFLWVPGDPMQGKLNAFTDVEVTRDEVERVLKKAADLIRTRVDYKFILILLFLKKLSDEWWAEYRNAVERLEGEGVSEEGAKELANDKSFHKFNYPEEYTWERLRKVSASELPIKLSEALKLLANRNPELQGVVDRVDFLEFTMHRENLEILRQLFEEFSGLPLGNVSPDVLGDAYEWILRYFAPQKAKEGEVYTPREVVKLLVELLDPKPLESVYDPAAGSGGMLIHSYYHVKGEHGEGGAKKLFLYGQEVNPTTYGIAKMNAILHGIKDVELYVGDTLRSPKIKDGETFRKFDVVIANPPWNQDGYGEKTLKKAEFCDERYGYGFSPNNSADWAWIQHMVASAKEDTGRIGVVIDNGCLFRGGREKTIRQRILKDDLVECVILLPEKLFYNTGAPGAILIFNKNKPAERRGRVLFINASNEYEQHPEVRKLNRLGEGHIKKIVDAYREFKDGDGFSRVVSLDEIKENDYNLNVTLYVFPKEEVEEIDVAKEWEELKIIEEEVREVEDKVSEYLSELGFVR from the coding sequence ATGGAGAGGACAAGAGCTAAACAATTTTTGTGGGTTCCGGGTGATCCAATGCAAGGAAAATTAAATGCCTTCACTGACGTTGAGGTCACGAGAGATGAGGTCGAGAGAGTTCTCAAAAAGGCCGCCGATCTGATAAGGACGAGGGTTGATTACAAGTTCATCCTCATACTCCTCTTTCTAAAAAAGCTGAGCGATGAGTGGTGGGCAGAATACAGGAACGCCGTTGAGAGGTTAGAGGGGGAAGGGGTGAGTGAGGAGGGAGCGAAGGAACTTGCAAACGATAAATCATTCCACAAATTCAATTATCCTGAAGAGTACACCTGGGAGAGATTAAGGAAGGTAAGTGCCAGTGAGCTTCCGATCAAGCTGTCAGAAGCCTTAAAGCTTCTCGCCAACAGAAATCCCGAGCTGCAGGGCGTGGTTGACAGGGTTGATTTTCTAGAATTCACCATGCACAGGGAGAATCTCGAGATTTTAAGGCAGCTTTTTGAGGAGTTCAGTGGGCTTCCACTTGGCAATGTTTCGCCCGATGTCCTTGGCGACGCGTATGAGTGGATTCTCCGCTACTTCGCTCCTCAAAAGGCCAAGGAGGGGGAAGTTTACACACCAAGAGAAGTTGTTAAGCTGCTTGTCGAGCTTCTGGATCCGAAACCCCTTGAATCAGTTTATGATCCGGCAGCAGGCTCTGGAGGCATGCTCATACACTCATACTACCATGTTAAAGGAGAACACGGAGAGGGTGGGGCTAAGAAGCTGTTTTTGTACGGCCAGGAGGTAAATCCCACAACCTACGGGATTGCCAAGATGAATGCAATTCTTCATGGCATTAAGGACGTGGAGCTTTATGTTGGGGATACCTTGCGGAGTCCCAAGATAAAGGATGGTGAGACATTCAGGAAATTTGATGTTGTGATTGCAAATCCACCATGGAATCAGGACGGATATGGGGAGAAAACTCTGAAGAAAGCCGAATTCTGCGATGAGCGATATGGATATGGCTTCTCACCAAATAATTCAGCGGACTGGGCATGGATTCAGCACATGGTTGCATCGGCCAAGGAGGATACCGGCAGGATTGGCGTTGTTATCGATAATGGCTGCCTGTTCAGAGGTGGAAGGGAGAAGACAATAAGGCAGAGGATTTTGAAAGACGATCTCGTTGAGTGTGTCATACTGTTGCCTGAGAAATTGTTTTACAACACTGGAGCGCCCGGCGCCATCCTGATTTTCAATAAGAATAAACCGGCTGAGAGGAGGGGAAGAGTGCTGTTCATCAATGCATCAAATGAATATGAGCAGCATCCAGAAGTCAGGAAGCTCAACAGACTTGGAGAAGGACACATAAAGAAAATTGTTGATGCTTATCGGGAGTTTAAAGATGGCGATGGATTTTCAAGGGTTGTTTCGCTCGATGAGATAAAGGAGAACGATTACAACCTGAACGTCACGCTTTACGTATTTCCGAAGGAGGAGGTTGAGGAGATTGATGTTGCGAAGGAGTGGGAAGAGTTGAAGATTATTGAGGAGGAGGTAAGGGAAGTTGAGGATAAAGTTAGCGAGTATTTATCCGAATTAGGTTTCGTCAGGTGA
- a CDS encoding DUF3800 domain-containing protein translates to MLRSITMRIYVDEQHQILDKDTEERYMAIAALFVSEDEYKQTVNDLLRLRCLKEDHDGWHWDYANCPSSDSCKEVWHKLNNKELHFQTLHQTSSHPAKEISRKWLRYALERNKHNKAIRFNILYVNLTNLDIQKFGTFGWHENAYNRFFRTNLKYALKMFFLNNGFNKVGVSKVVHDNSTGLAIHKYFPENNLRKLEIEIKNEIKNDGDKDFEIHPQRIKFLDSDHKKASNSEDCYDCQLLQLIDLIIGAATQNIFYTSNDEFKKELAWSLRDLIERLIMNPNNPHSSFHYHRKQNISFFPSKKLEEAERIFVDLEGGIRIERDESLFYKVEKLKLPPRPHPNQATLNKWF, encoded by the coding sequence ATGTTGAGGTCAATAACAATGCGTATTTATGTAGATGAACAACACCAGATATTAGATAAAGATACGGAAGAAAGATATATGGCTATTGCAGCGCTTTTTGTTTCGGAAGACGAATACAAACAAACTGTAAATGATCTTTTAAGGCTAAGATGTCTTAAAGAAGACCATGATGGCTGGCACTGGGATTATGCTAATTGTCCGAGTTCCGACTCGTGCAAAGAAGTTTGGCATAAGTTAAACAATAAAGAACTTCATTTTCAAACATTACATCAAACAAGCAGTCATCCAGCTAAAGAGATATCTAGGAAGTGGTTAAGATACGCTTTGGAGAGAAATAAGCACAATAAAGCCATTAGATTTAATATTTTATACGTGAACCTAACGAATCTTGACATCCAAAAGTTTGGCACGTTTGGATGGCACGAAAATGCATATAATAGGTTTTTCAGGACTAATCTAAAATATGCTCTTAAGATGTTTTTCCTCAACAATGGTTTTAATAAAGTGGGAGTCTCGAAAGTAGTGCATGACAATAGTACTGGGCTTGCCATTCACAAATATTTTCCAGAAAACAATCTAAGAAAGTTAGAAATTGAGATCAAAAACGAAATTAAAAATGATGGAGATAAAGATTTTGAAATACACCCTCAAAGAATTAAATTTTTAGATTCTGATCACAAAAAAGCCTCAAATTCAGAGGATTGCTATGATTGCCAACTTCTTCAGTTAATAGATTTAATAATAGGAGCTGCTACCCAAAATATTTTCTATACATCCAATGATGAATTTAAAAAGGAATTAGCTTGGAGTTTGAGGGATCTAATAGAGAGACTTATTATGAACCCCAACAACCCGCATAGCTCATTTCATTATCATAGAAAACAAAATATTAGCTTTTTTCCTTCTAAAAAACTTGAAGAAGCTGAACGAATTTTCGTAGATCTTGAGGGTGGTATAAGAATTGAAAGAGATGAGAGCCTTTTTTACAAAGTTGAAAAGCTAAAATTACCACCGAGACCCCATCCGAATCAGGCAACCTTGAATAAATGGTTTTAA
- a CDS encoding restriction endonuclease subunit S, with amino-acid sequence MRYKETPIGKIPEDWGVVRLGDSGVAEIRGNKSVNNVEKIAFIPMEFIPDSSIYTKYEIRNLNEVKSSTYCEAGDLLLAKITPSLENGKQGIVPENIPNGFALATTEVFPIVCKGIDRLFLFYILKHPRFRKVLEYSMRGTTGRQRVPKEAVENLLIPYPPLEEQRKIAEILSTVDDAIQKVDEAIAKTERLKKGLMQELLTKGIGHTEFKDTEIGRIPKEWEVVRLEDVTIDIQQGFASGKRDENGVIQLRMNNITTDGRIVLDSYIKVPIPDNIDRYLLKPEDILFNNTNSVDLIGKTAIFRGECNFCTYSNHITRIRVDKTKVVPEWILYNFIKKWQGKYFRQICVRHVGQAGIRSEDLRNTKLPLPPLEEQRKIAEILSTVDKKLELERKRKEKLERIKKGLMNDLLTGKRRVKVS; translated from the coding sequence ATGAGATACAAAGAAACACCAATCGGCAAAATTCCAGAGGATTGGGGGGTTGTTAGGCTTGGAGATAGTGGAGTTGCAGAAATTCGTGGAAATAAATCCGTGAATAATGTTGAGAAAATAGCTTTCATTCCCATGGAGTTTATCCCAGACTCAAGCATCTATACAAAATACGAAATCCGCAACCTGAATGAAGTAAAGAGTTCAACTTACTGCGAAGCTGGTGATTTGCTTTTAGCTAAAATAACACCTTCTTTGGAGAATGGAAAGCAAGGAATAGTTCCAGAGAACATTCCTAACGGATTTGCCCTTGCTACCACAGAGGTTTTTCCAATCGTTTGCAAGGGAATTGATAGGTTGTTTTTATTTTATATTCTTAAGCACCCGAGATTTAGAAAGGTATTGGAATATTCTATGAGAGGGACTACAGGAAGACAAAGAGTTCCAAAAGAAGCTGTAGAAAATCTACTAATTCCCTATCCACCCCTCGAAGAACAGCGCAAAATCGCCGAAATTCTTTCAACTGTTGACGATGCAATCCAAAAAGTCGATGAAGCGATAGCGAAGACTGAAAGACTGAAAAAGGGCTTGATGCAGGAGCTTCTGACGAAAGGCATAGGGCACACGGAGTTTAAGGATACAGAGATTGGCAGGATTCCGAAGGAGTGGGAGGTTGTACGGCTTGAAGATGTTACTATAGACATTCAACAAGGATTTGCAAGTGGGAAGAGAGACGAAAACGGAGTAATTCAACTTAGAATGAACAATATAACAACAGATGGTAGAATCGTGTTAGACTCATACATTAAAGTCCCTATTCCCGATAATATTGACAGGTATCTTCTCAAACCAGAAGATATCTTATTTAACAACACCAACAGTGTTGATTTGATTGGAAAAACAGCCATTTTTAGGGGAGAATGTAATTTCTGCACGTATAGTAACCACATTACGAGAATAAGAGTTGACAAAACTAAGGTCGTTCCAGAATGGATTTTATATAATTTTATTAAAAAATGGCAAGGAAAATATTTCCGCCAAATATGCGTTAGACATGTTGGACAAGCAGGAATTAGGAGCGAGGATTTAAGAAACACGAAACTCCCACTCCCACCCCTCGAGGAACAACGCAAAATCGCCGAAATTCTTTCAACTGTGGATAAAAAACTCGAACTCGAAAGAAAAAGAAAGGAAAAGCTTGAGAGGATTAAGAAGGGTTTGATGAATGATTTGTTGACAGGAAAGAGGAGGGTAAAGGTAAGTTGA
- a CDS encoding HEPN domain-containing protein, whose amino-acid sequence MRKKLTFDEITERISSLLSDDIELLKFLEAASELSKVYEINEEEEKRRLSEAKSFIEVAENDFKSAKILYESKVYSTAIYHLQQAVEKFIKAYMLMFFGLSKKVVKDYVGHDSPKAFLKLLEKFKISLNLISALTERVYELNSQMLKISSQDIRKLENIVNKNRKQIAEMSSEEIRNAIKLTVRLKEVLENKETKDEVSKFLATLKRELGKIEASDEYERNIASKITTLLNKILENLELSFKMYSNFLVLYTLSIITYPHATFARYPNERLPIEKYDENLGIIQCFGEITDLLEGVINSWKESPRYRGRY is encoded by the coding sequence ATGAGGAAGAAATTAACTTTCGACGAGATTACGGAACGTATATCATCACTGCTATCTGACGATATAGAACTTTTGAAATTCCTTGAAGCTGCATCCGAGCTTTCAAAAGTATACGAAATTAATGAAGAAGAGGAAAAAAGAAGGTTATCAGAGGCAAAAAGTTTCATAGAGGTTGCAGAGAATGACTTTAAGTCCGCTAAAATTCTCTACGAGTCCAAAGTTTACTCTACAGCGATATACCATTTACAGCAAGCCGTTGAAAAATTCATTAAGGCATATATGCTCATGTTTTTCGGACTGAGTAAGAAAGTAGTAAAGGACTATGTTGGACACGACTCACCAAAGGCATTTCTTAAGCTTCTCGAAAAATTTAAGATATCTTTGAATCTAATTTCAGCACTAACTGAAAGAGTTTACGAGTTAAATTCCCAGATGCTTAAAATTTCGAGTCAAGACATCCGCAAGTTGGAAAACATAGTAAATAAGAACAGAAAACAGATAGCTGAAATGAGTTCAGAAGAAATTAGGAATGCCATTAAACTGACTGTCAGATTAAAGGAAGTTTTGGAGAATAAAGAGACAAAAGATGAGGTATCTAAGTTTCTTGCAACACTTAAGAGAGAGTTAGGCAAAATAGAAGCTTCGGATGAATATGAGAGGAATATAGCGAGTAAAATAACTACTCTCCTCAATAAAATCTTGGAAAACTTAGAGCTCTCATTTAAAATGTATTCAAACTTTTTGGTGCTATATACGCTTTCCATAATAACATATCCCCACGCCACATTTGCAAGATACCCTAATGAAAGATTACCAATTGAGAAATACGATGAAAATCTTGGGATAATTCAATGCTTTGGCGAGATTACTGATTTGTTAGAGGGAGTAATCAACTCGTGGAAAGAAAGCCCCAGATACAGAGGCAGATATTAA
- a CDS encoding type I restriction endonuclease subunit R, translating into MRKELIQTEEPMAKKLESLGWKFIPSDKLIDNHSEPLIVPILKSTIRKINNVKDEEVEDVINYLKTRFFDVEGCKAVLEALKHGVAIKDKETGIVKRIKLIDYENLENNEFIFSRQVYYRGLKANIPDIVLYINGIPIVLIECKKMTKSWKEAYSQIKRYEEEIPELFKYVQISIAYADRAVYFPNVRWLKDVPAYEWQELEFLKKAILLDILRYFVFYREDKGEWTKVLPRYMQYRAANRIVDRAVKYARGEGDRNKGLIWHWQGSGKTLTIIFAAYKLREALGNPTIFFIIDRVELQDQLGGELKAVGLSFEMVESVFHLKKILTHADGKRGIFVTLIHKFREEELRELREELERKRHSITRRRDVIAFVDEGHRSQYGDLAATMRSILKNAAFFAFTGTPIAKRGRDTYATFGYDDEPYLDRYFILDSIRDGFTVKIAYQARLDSEHLDRESLNVFLSSKLEEIEEEYREQVERELKKKLNAIRVILENPRRIYRIARDIAVHYQAVKPFKAIVVAVSRVACVRYKKALDKYLPPEWTEIVMTFNQDDPEEIQEYFKELKRKYGNKEPKEIREEVIKRFKKEESPKILIVTDMLLTGFDAPILQTMYLDKLLKEHRLLQAIARTNRPLFRNGENVKAAGLIIDYIGIFGELEKALATYDEADIVGVAYDVEEIKEELSKKIEEVIKLGLPTGYDRGAIDAAIIRLEEKEVGEHFKKLYREIRNLYRLLIEDRLEFKERFDWLTEIYYAYHRKVKGLDPEIEQKRDKFLEEALKFIHETIDIEKIRKDFSIVEINEEFLKRVAKEDKNKGFYDLLFAVRSCVERGEVIDEDVVERVERIVREWREREKNVEELYGELDSIVKKIHIEKDERRSLGLGRAEYEILKLLRRNLKLDDSKLVNDAIEIKKTVEDVTFPGWSSKSEVVNEVSQKILLYLIRKYRGEPAVMRKLKNEMVEMLKKVI; encoded by the coding sequence ATGAGAAAAGAGCTTATCCAGACCGAGGAGCCGATGGCCAAAAAGCTTGAAAGTCTTGGCTGGAAGTTCATCCCATCAGATAAACTAATCGATAATCACTCGGAACCCCTGATAGTCCCCATCCTTAAATCAACCATCAGGAAAATAAACAACGTAAAGGACGAAGAGGTTGAAGATGTAATAAACTACCTCAAAACGAGGTTTTTCGATGTTGAAGGATGTAAGGCTGTTCTTGAAGCTTTAAAACATGGTGTTGCCATAAAAGATAAAGAGACGGGAATTGTAAAAAGAATTAAGCTCATCGACTACGAAAACCTTGAAAACAACGAGTTCATTTTCTCAAGGCAGGTTTATTATAGAGGTCTGAAGGCAAACATCCCCGACATCGTCCTTTACATCAACGGCATCCCAATCGTTCTAATTGAATGCAAGAAGATGACTAAAAGCTGGAAGGAGGCTTATTCCCAGATAAAGAGGTACGAAGAGGAAATTCCAGAGCTTTTCAAGTACGTGCAGATCAGCATAGCCTACGCAGACAGGGCAGTTTACTTCCCAAACGTCAGATGGCTTAAAGACGTTCCCGCCTACGAATGGCAGGAATTAGAATTTCTCAAAAAGGCCATCCTGCTCGATATTCTGAGGTACTTCGTCTTTTACAGAGAAGACAAAGGCGAGTGGACTAAGGTGCTACCGAGATATATGCAGTACAGGGCTGCAAACAGAATCGTCGACAGAGCAGTGAAGTACGCCAGAGGGGAGGGCGACAGAAATAAAGGCTTAATCTGGCACTGGCAGGGAAGCGGCAAAACTCTGACGATAATCTTCGCAGCGTACAAGCTCCGGGAAGCTCTTGGGAATCCCACAATCTTTTTCATCATTGATCGCGTTGAACTTCAGGACCAGCTTGGCGGTGAACTCAAAGCAGTTGGCCTATCCTTTGAAATGGTAGAATCAGTATTTCACCTCAAGAAAATCTTAACCCACGCTGACGGCAAGAGGGGCATTTTCGTAACGCTCATTCACAAGTTCAGAGAGGAGGAACTAAGAGAACTCAGAGAAGAGCTCGAAAGAAAGAGGCACTCCATAACGAGGCGCAGAGACGTGATAGCCTTTGTTGACGAGGGGCACAGAAGCCAGTATGGAGACTTAGCTGCCACCATGCGGAGCATTCTCAAAAATGCGGCATTTTTCGCCTTTACGGGCACGCCGATAGCAAAGAGAGGGAGAGATACCTACGCTACATTCGGGTACGATGACGAACCGTATCTTGACCGCTACTTCATTCTCGACTCAATAAGAGATGGCTTTACAGTCAAAATAGCCTATCAGGCAAGACTCGACAGCGAACATCTCGACAGGGAGTCTCTCAACGTCTTTCTGAGCTCGAAGCTTGAGGAAATTGAGGAAGAGTATAGAGAGCAGGTTGAGAGAGAGCTAAAGAAGAAATTAAACGCTATAAGAGTAATCCTGGAGAACCCGAGGAGAATATATAGAATTGCGAGAGATATCGCCGTCCACTATCAGGCTGTGAAACCATTCAAAGCCATTGTCGTTGCTGTGAGTAGAGTGGCGTGCGTGAGGTACAAGAAAGCTTTGGACAAATATCTACCACCTGAGTGGACGGAAATCGTGATGACGTTCAATCAGGATGACCCTGAGGAGATACAGGAGTACTTCAAGGAGTTAAAGAGGAAATACGGAAACAAAGAACCAAAGGAGATCAGAGAGGAAGTAATCAAGAGGTTCAAGAAAGAGGAGAGCCCAAAAATCTTGATCGTTACTGACATGCTTCTTACGGGCTTCGATGCTCCCATCCTTCAAACAATGTATCTCGACAAACTGCTAAAGGAGCACAGGTTGCTTCAGGCTATAGCGAGGACAAACAGACCCCTCTTCAGGAACGGCGAGAACGTTAAGGCGGCTGGCTTAATAATCGATTATATCGGCATATTTGGCGAGCTTGAAAAAGCCTTAGCGACCTATGACGAGGCCGACATAGTGGGAGTGGCTTACGATGTTGAGGAGATTAAGGAAGAGCTAAGCAAGAAAATCGAGGAAGTGATCAAACTCGGTTTGCCCACTGGCTACGACAGAGGGGCAATTGATGCAGCAATAATAAGACTTGAGGAGAAGGAGGTGGGAGAGCACTTTAAGAAACTTTACAGGGAAATCAGAAACTTATACAGGCTTCTTATCGAGGACAGACTTGAATTCAAGGAGAGATTCGACTGGCTGACAGAGATATACTATGCTTACCATCGCAAGGTAAAGGGCTTAGACCCGGAAATCGAGCAGAAGAGAGACAAGTTTCTGGAGGAGGCCTTGAAGTTCATCCACGAAACGATAGATATCGAAAAGATCAGGAAAGACTTTTCCATTGTGGAAATTAATGAGGAATTTCTGAAGAGGGTTGCAAAAGAGGATAAAAATAAGGGATTTTACGACTTACTTTTTGCAGTGAGAAGTTGCGTGGAAAGAGGGGAAGTCATCGATGAAGACGTTGTTGAGAGGGTAGAAAGGATAGTGAGGGAGTGGAGGGAGAGGGAGAAAAATGTGGAAGAACTATATGGAGAGCTCGATTCAATAGTGAAGAAGATCCACATCGAAAAGGATGAAAGGAGAAGCTTAGGGCTTGGAAGAGCTGAATACGAGATTCTCAAGCTTCTCAGAAGGAACCTGAAGCTGGATGATTCAAAGCTCGTAAATGATGCTATAGAGATAAAAAAGACGGTTGAGGACGTGACTTTTCCGGGGTGGAGCAGTAAAAGTGAGGTGGTTAATGAAGTTTCACAAAAAATCCTGCTATACCTCATCAGGAAATACAGGGGCGAACCCGCTGTGATGAGAAAGCTGAAGAATGAAATGGTTGAAATGTTGAAAAAGGTGATATAG